The following coding sequences lie in one Labrus bergylta chromosome 5, fLabBer1.1, whole genome shotgun sequence genomic window:
- the pxmp4 gene encoding peroxisomal membrane protein 4, producing MAGPDLIKTLLYTVNNLLQQEKYKAALAVLKGFRNGAVYGAKIRAPHALVMTFLFRSGSLKDKLKAILKATYTHSRNLAYFVFTYKGLQALQEKVQGKTLQSHSFLAACIGGWLVFGDNNNINSQINMYLLSRILFALSRLAVEKGLIPQPKHDPFPLFATLVWGIVLWLFEYYPHTLQPSLQSSMNYLYHDSNVWHDISDFLVYNKPRTAAQK from the exons ATGGCAGGTCCCGATCTAATAAAAACTCTACTGTATACTGTAAATAATCTACTACAGCAGGAGAAGTATAAAGCGGCACTGGCAGTATTGAAGGGATTCAGAAATGGCGCGGT atATGGGGCAAAAATCAGAGCACCACATGCCCTTGTCATGACATTTCTATTCAGAAGTGGCAG TTTGAAGGACAAGCTCAAAGCCATTTTGAAGGCTACATACACCCACTCCCGCAACCTGGCTTACTTTGTGTTCACGTACAAAGGGCTGCAAGCCTTGCAGGAGAAGGTCCAGGGAAAGACTTTGCAGTCTCACTCCTTTCTGGCAGCCTGTATCGGAGGATGGTTGGTTTTtggagacaacaacaacatcaataGTCAG ATCAACATGTACCTGCTGTCTCGAATCCTGTTCGCCTTGTCTCGCCTGGCTGTAGAGAAAGGTCTCATCCCCCAGCCTAAACACGACCCTTTCCCACTCTTTGCCACGTTGGTGTGGGGCATCGTCTTGTGGCTGTTTGAATATtacccacacacactccagcCGTCTCTGCAGTCCTCAATGAACTACCTCTACCATGACAGCAATGTGTGGCACGACATCTCGGACTTCCTTGTTTATAATAAGCCAAGAACTGCCGCTCAGAAATGA
- the tgm5l gene encoding transglutaminase 5, like, whose protein sequence is MEDLSIKNVNLEKSENLGKHRTEDFSSSKALVVRRGAPFRISLQLEGRPFNSKTDSIRIKVMLGRLYVMMPVTFSKKVSSSHWKAYMDPEGLDLMNPSIFISSPASASVGCYRFQLYVFTEGKRGRRVFGKFNLLCNPWCREDSVYIPFEDQREEYVLNDSGLLFMGTPMNLVSRPWSFDQYEPGVLETCLNLLQVSPQHQRNRRRDYLNRNKPVYISRVVSAMINSEDDRGVLKGKWAGNFKDGVNPSMWTGSGDILRQWAESGYSPVKYGQCWVFAAVMCTVMRVLGIPCRVVTNFNSAHDTNDNLVIEEFYSEQGQKLKLSKDSIWNFHVWVECWMTRQDLAPGMNGWQVLDPTPQERSGGVYCCGPAPVKAIKDRCIDLPFDVPFVYAEVNADIHMTVLRGDQVLGFSKNTEKVGAFICTKAIGYSRHQNITGDYKHVKSPTSTLSSRSSSSSGDSTFSKGMLVFLNLEKAPVAGEPVRFMVRIINKTNAVKMMKVHLNAQAKEYNNSPLDTFWETHGAIQLAPMEEKVLHQQILPAEYEDVVGDDLVNLAVVLEDMGSRELVLASEEFNIVSPQLNIQIADEDAITPHKKQTATVTFTNPFSHPVSGVLTVVGARLLQGKLQFRMPPLIPGGGVKQSITFVPTMGGTKMLQASLSLTNMNSTIRGFKMITVNRA, encoded by the exons ATGGAAG ACTTAAGTATTAAAAATGTCAACCTGGAAAAATCTGAGAACCTGGGGAAACACAGGACGGAGGACTTCAGCAGCTCCAAAGCCCTGGTGGTGCGGAGAGGAGCCCCGTTCAGAATCAGCCTGCAGCTGGAGGGCCGACCCTTCAACTCCAAGACCGACTCCATTAGGATCAAAGTTATGCTAG GGCGGCTGTATGTGATGATGCCCGTCACCTTCTCCAAAAAGGTTTCTTCCTCTCATTGGAAAGCCTACATGGACCCAGAGGGCCTGGACCTCATGAACCCCTCCatcttcatctcctctcctgCCTCCGCCTCAGTGGGCTGCTACAGATTCCAGCTGTATGTGTTCACTGAGGGCAAACGGGGGAGACGTGTGTTTGGCAAATTCAACCTGCTCTGCAATCCCTGGTGTCGAG AGGACTCTGTGTACATTCCCTTTGAGGACCAGAGAGAGGAGTACGTCCTGAACGACTCAGGGTTGCTGTTTATGGGGACGCCTATGAACCTTGTATCGAGACCATGGTCCTTTGATCAG TATGAGCCTGGTGTTCTGGAGACGTGCCTGAATCTGCTCCAAGTCAGCCCTCAGCACCAAAGGAACAGAAGAAGGGACTACCTGAACCGAAACAAGCCGGTCTACATCAGCCGGGTCGTGTCTGCCATG aTCAACAGTGAAGACGATCGTGGTGTTCTGAAAGGAAAGTGGGCCGGTAACTTTAAAGATGGGGTGAATCCCTCCATGTGGACTGGGAGTGGGGACATCCTGAGACAGTGGGCTGAGTCGGGTTACAGCCCAGTCAAGTATGGACAGTGCTGGGTGTTTGCAGCTGTCATGTGCACAg TCATGAGAGTTCTGGGCATTCCTTGCCGCGTCGTCACAAACTTCAACTCTGCTCACGACACAAATGACAACCTGGTGATTGAGGAGTTCTACTCTGAACAAGGGCAGAAGTTGAAGCTCAGCAAAGACAGCATCTG GAACTTCCATGTCTGGGTGGAGTGCTGGATGACCCGCCAGGATCTTGCACCAGGAATGAATGGATGGCAGGTTCTGGACCCAACCCCCCaggagaggagtggag GAGTGTACTGCTGTGGCCCCGCCCCCGTCAAAGCAATCAAAGATCGGTGTATAGACCTGCCATTTGACGTGCCGTTTGTGTACGCTGAAGTGAATGCCGACATCCACATGACCGTCCTGAGAGGGGATCAGGTTCTCGGATTcagcaaaaacacagagaaggtGGGGGCCTTTATCTGCACCAAGGCTATCGGCTACTCAAGACACCAGAACATCACAGGAGACTACAAACATGTCAAAA GTCCAACTTCAACACTTTCATCAAGAAGTTCCTCAAGTTCAGGCGACTCAACTTTCAGTAAAG gcaTGCTTGTATTCCTGAACCTGGAAAAAGCTCCTGTTGCAGGAGAGCCCGTCCGCTTCATGGTGAGAATCATCAACAAGACGAACGCCGTCAAAATGATGAAGGTTCATCTGAACGCCCAGGCTAAAGAGTACAATAACAGCCCCTTAGACACCTTCTGGGAAACCCACGGTGCCATTCAACTGGCCCCCATGGAAG AAAAAGTTCTCCACCAGCAGATCCTCCCAGCCGAGTATGAGGACGTGGTGGGAGACGACCTCGTGAACCTGGCTGTGGTCCTGGAGGACATGGGCAGCCGCGAGCTAGTCCTGGCCTCAGAGGAGTTCAACATTGTCAGTCCACAGCTCAACATCCAG attGCCGATGAGGACGCCATCACGCCACACAAAAAGCAGACTGCCACAGTGACCTTCACTAACCCGTTTTCTCACCCTGTGAGTGGAGTACTGACTGTGGTCGGGGCCAGGCTGCTCCAGGGAAAACTTCAGTTCAG GATGCCCCCTCTCATTCCAGGCGGAGGAGTGAAGCAGAGTATCACCTTCGTCCCCACCATGGGGGGAACAAAGATGCTGCAGGCGAGTCTGTCGCTCACAAACATGAACTCCACCATCAGAGGCTTCAAGATGATTACTGTCAACAGAGCCTGA